From the Primulina tabacum isolate GXHZ01 chromosome 15, ASM2559414v2, whole genome shotgun sequence genome, one window contains:
- the LOC142526186 gene encoding uncharacterized protein LOC142526186 has translation MSSQHMQISCLRENAVVYTGESMCKQKSVELLEKINLPKGLLPLDSIVEVGHDESSGFMWLKQKKSKTHVFREIQRCVWYDTEITAFVDDRRLMRLTGVKSKELLMWVTIADISIEEPSSGKITFATSTGISRSFPASAFE, from the coding sequence ATGTCGTCGCAGCATATGCAGATCTCATGTCTCCGAGAAAATGCCGTGGTATACACCGGCGAATCGATGTGCAAGCAGAAATCCGTGGAGCTGCTTGAAAAAATCAACCTACCCAAAGGCCTGCTCCCCTTGGACAGCATCGTCGAAGTCGGCCACGACGAGTCGTCGGGATTCATGTGGCTGAAGCAGAAGAAAAGCAAGACACACGTGTTCCGTGAGATCCAGCGTTGCGTGTGGTACGACACCGAGATTACGGCGTTCGTGGATGACCGTCGGCTGATGAGGCTGACAGGTGTCAAGAGCAAGGAGCTGCTGATGTGGGTCACCATTGCTGATATTTCGATTGAGGAACCAAGTTCCGGGAAAATTACGTTCGCCACCAGCACTGGGATTTCCAGGTCTTTTCCAGCCTCGGCGTTTGAATAG